Within the Emticicia oligotrophica DSM 17448 genome, the region GTACATCATTCCAAGAAGTAATTGGCGATAAATACGCTGACCCTAAAAAGGTAAAACGTGTATTACTTTGCAGTGGTAAAGTTTACTACGATTTACTGGATAAGCAACAAAAAGAAGGCCGTTCAGATGTAGCTATAATAAGAGTTGAGCAATTACACCCATTTCCTAAAAAGCAATTAAACGCTGAATTGGCTAAATACAAGAAACCAGAAATCATTTGGGTTCAAGAAGAACCTGAAAACATGGGTTATTGGTCGTTTATCTTACGTGAATTCCCTGAAATCGGCTTAAGTAATGTTGTGGCTCGTAAATCAAGTGCTTCACCAGCAACTGGCTTCACTAAAGTTCATGCAAAAGAACAAGCCGACATCATTGAAAGAGCATTTGCAGCAAAATAAAACCAAAGAAACTAAGTTAGCCTTAGTAATTGTTGAGATAAAATAAAAGAAGAAAAATAGATTCATCATGGCAATAGAAATGAAAGTCCCTTCGGTGGGCGAATCAGTAAGCGAAGTAACCATCGCTTCTTGGACAAAAAAAGACGGTGATTTAGTGAAAATGGACGAGGTTATCTGCGAATTAGAGTCAGATAAAGCTACTTTCGAATTACCCGCCGAAGCCGACGGAATTCTAAGAATAGTAGCTCCAGAAGGAACAACCCTTCCAATTGGGGCATTGATATGTAAAATCGAAGCTGCGGGAAGTACAGCAGCAGCAGCTCCTGCGGCAGCTGAAGCTCCAAAAGCAGTGGCCGAAGCACCAGCAGCTCCAGTTGCTACGAAAGTAATTGATGTAGTTGTACCAGCAGTTGGTGAATCAATTTCAGAGGTTACCATTGCTGCTTGGAGCAAAAAAGAAGGTGATAGCGTAAAAATGGACGAAGTTATCTGCGAACTCGAATCAGATAAAGCTACTTTCGAATTACCTTCACCAGAAAATGGAGTATTGACAATCGTTGCACAAGCGGGTCAAGTTGTACCAATTGGCGGAGTAGTAGCTAAGATTACAGTTGGCGGCTCTCAGTCGGTAGCGGGCGGCGTTCCGCTTAGCAGTCCTCAACCAGTAGCACCTGTAACTCAGAACTCAGAACTCAAAACTCAGAACTCAGAAAACTATGCAGCAGGTCATCCATCACCAGTAGCAGCGAAAGTTTTAGCCGAAAAAGGTATCGACCCTGCTTCTGTTCAAGGTACAGGTGTAGGTGGACGTATCACGAAAGACGATGCAGTAAAAGCTGAAAAACCAGCAGTTACTCCTGCACCACAAGTCGCAAAACCAGCAGCCACTCCAGCTGCAGCACCTGCTTCAGAAGAAGGAAGATCGTCTCGTCGTGAAAAAATGACTTCATTGCGTAAGACAATCGCCAAACGTCTGGTGGCAGTAAAACAAGAAACAGCGATGCTCACAACCTTCAACGAGGTTGACATGAAACCAATCATGGATTTAAGAGCAAAATATAAAGATAAATTCAAAGAAGTACACGGCGTAGGTTTAGGCTTTATGTCGTTCTTCACGAAGGCATGTGCCATTGCGTTGAAGGAATTCCCTTTGGTAAATTCATACATCGATGGCGATGAAATCGTGTATAACGACTATGCCGATATTGCAATTGCGGTTTCTGCTCCACGTGGTTTGGTTGTTCCAGTAATTCGTAGTGCAGAAAAACTAAACTTCGCTCAAATCGAGTCAGAAGTAGTTCGTTTGGCGGTAAAAGCACGTGAAAATAAGTTGACAATTGAAGAAATGACTGGAGGTACCTTCACAATTACCAATGGTGGTATCTTTGGTTCGATGCTTTCTACGCCAATTATCAACGCTCCACAATCAGCTATCTTGGGTATGCACAACATCGTTGAGCGTCCGGTAGTAGTAAATGGAGAAATCGTTGTTCGCCCAATTATGTACGTGGCTCTTAGCTATGACCACCGCACCATTGACGGAAAAGATTCGGTTAGTTTCTTAGTAAGAGTAAAACAACTCTTAGAAGACCCTACTAGAATTCTTTTGGGTGTGTAAGCATAAAACTTTGTAAACAATGCCTAAATGGGAGTATCGAACATTGACTGTTAATAGAAATGAAACTAACAAATTCATAGACCGACTGAATACACTCGGTGAGGAAGGTTGGGAGTTAATTTCAACTTTTACAATCGAAAGCAAATCGGTAGGCTTGTTTGATAGTGGCTCTGAAACTTCTGGAATTGTAGCGGTTTTAAAACGAGAAAAAGAATAAAATGAAAACATCAACTTTCATAACGTCAAATCCTGACATCTTGATGGGAAAACCTACCATTACAGGAACACGTTTGGCTGTGGATATGATTTTGGAGAAATTAGCGTCTGGACAAACAGAACAACAATTACTCGAAGATTATCCTCGATTAACTCATGAGGCAATTCAAGCTGTTTTACTATTTGCGGCCGAGACTGTTCGTGAAATGAAAGTTTACTCAATAGCTTCATGAAAATTGTAGCTGATTAAGGAATTGAGAGTAAAATTGTAGCCAAACTAAGACAAAATGGCTATAATGTTCTATACATTGCAGAGTCATTTCCATCAATTTCGGATACAGAAGTTTTGCAAATTACTTTAAATGAATCAGCTATCTTGCTCACAAAAGATAAAGATTTTGGTGAATTAATTTTCAAGCTAAAATTTACTCATAAAGGCATTGTACTTGTAAGGCTCAGTG harbors:
- the odhB gene encoding 2-oxoglutarate dehydrogenase complex dihydrolipoyllysine-residue succinyltransferase gives rise to the protein MAIEMKVPSVGESVSEVTIASWTKKDGDLVKMDEVICELESDKATFELPAEADGILRIVAPEGTTLPIGALICKIEAAGSTAAAAPAAAEAPKAVAEAPAAPVATKVIDVVVPAVGESISEVTIAAWSKKEGDSVKMDEVICELESDKATFELPSPENGVLTIVAQAGQVVPIGGVVAKITVGGSQSVAGGVPLSSPQPVAPVTQNSELKTQNSENYAAGHPSPVAAKVLAEKGIDPASVQGTGVGGRITKDDAVKAEKPAVTPAPQVAKPAATPAAAPASEEGRSSRREKMTSLRKTIAKRLVAVKQETAMLTTFNEVDMKPIMDLRAKYKDKFKEVHGVGLGFMSFFTKACAIALKEFPLVNSYIDGDEIVYNDYADIAIAVSAPRGLVVPVIRSAEKLNFAQIESEVVRLAVKARENKLTIEEMTGGTFTITNGGIFGSMLSTPIINAPQSAILGMHNIVERPVVVNGEIVVRPIMYVALSYDHRTIDGKDSVSFLVRVKQLLEDPTRILLGV
- a CDS encoding DUF4177 domain-containing protein; the encoded protein is MPKWEYRTLTVNRNETNKFIDRLNTLGEEGWELISTFTIESKSVGLFDSGSETSGIVAVLKREKE
- a CDS encoding DUF433 domain-containing protein — its product is MKTSTFITSNPDILMGKPTITGTRLAVDMILEKLASGQTEQQLLEDYPRLTHEAIQAVLLFAAETVREMKVYSIAS
- a CDS encoding DUF5615 family PIN-like protein; translation: MVAKLRQNGYNVLYIAESFPSISDTEVLQITLNESAILLTKDKDFGELIFKLKFTHKGIVLVRLSENMSSFDKAEIILKAFQKHFEEFEEHFSVIDEEFIRIR